Proteins encoded within one genomic window of Halogeometricum sp. S1BR25-6:
- a CDS encoding VOC family protein: MAELSAHHVGVTVADLEQAVEFYRDTLGFPVESEFSVSGEAFATAVDVENATGRFAHLDAGGVRVELVEYEPEGNAQAESSVNCPGAKHLGFSVDDIDSLYESLEGQVETLSEPRTTDTGSRILFVRDPEGNLVELLET, translated from the coding sequence GTGGCAGAACTCAGCGCACACCACGTTGGCGTCACCGTCGCGGACCTCGAACAGGCCGTCGAATTCTACCGGGACACGCTCGGATTCCCCGTCGAGAGCGAGTTCTCCGTCTCAGGAGAGGCGTTCGCGACGGCCGTCGACGTCGAGAACGCGACCGGTCGGTTCGCTCACCTCGACGCCGGCGGCGTCCGCGTCGAACTCGTGGAGTACGAACCGGAGGGCAACGCGCAGGCGGAGTCGTCGGTGAACTGTCCCGGGGCGAAACACCTCGGGTTCTCCGTTGACGACATCGATTCCCTGTACGAGTCGCTCGAGGGGCAGGTCGAGACGCTCAGCGAACCTCGAACGACCGACACGGGTTCTCGAATTCTCTTCGTGCGGGACCCCGAAGGGAACCTCGTCGAACTGCTGGAAACGTAA